A portion of the Micromonospora vinacea genome contains these proteins:
- a CDS encoding SCO1664 family protein, producing MTSSGLQPRQDGDAALRLLRDGALDLEGRLVDASNTTLRGILTLDGVTARCVYKPVRGERPLWDFPDGTLAGREVSAYLVSRATGWDLVPPTVLRDGPFGPGSCQLWIDEPEDAEPLVGFLPAGELPPRWIPIAAARDDDGAAYALAHADDPRLARLAVLDAVLNNADRKGGHVLVGADDRIYGVDHGVSFHVEDKLRTVLWGWAGKRLPADAVEMLDALAGQAAGALGAELADHLTISEVAEVAARIDRLRDTGCFPQPPEDWPAMPWPPM from the coding sequence GTGACCTCGTCCGGCCTCCAGCCTCGCCAGGACGGCGACGCCGCGCTGCGGCTGCTGCGTGACGGCGCCCTCGACCTGGAGGGTCGGCTTGTCGACGCGTCGAACACGACGCTGCGCGGCATCCTGACCCTGGACGGGGTGACCGCCCGCTGCGTCTACAAGCCGGTCCGTGGCGAGCGCCCACTCTGGGACTTCCCCGACGGCACCCTCGCCGGTCGGGAGGTCTCGGCGTACCTGGTCTCCCGGGCCACCGGATGGGACCTGGTGCCGCCCACAGTGCTGCGCGACGGCCCGTTCGGCCCCGGCTCCTGCCAGCTGTGGATCGACGAGCCGGAGGACGCCGAACCGCTCGTCGGTTTCCTGCCCGCCGGGGAGTTGCCGCCGCGCTGGATTCCGATCGCCGCGGCCCGCGACGACGACGGCGCCGCGTACGCCCTCGCCCACGCCGACGACCCGCGGCTGGCCCGGCTCGCGGTGCTCGACGCCGTGCTCAACAACGCCGACCGCAAGGGCGGTCACGTGCTCGTCGGTGCCGACGACCGGATCTACGGCGTGGACCACGGGGTGAGCTTCCACGTGGAGGACAAGCTGCGGACGGTGCTCTGGGGTTGGGCCGGCAAGCGCCTGCCCGCGGACGCCGTGGAGATGCTCGACGCGCTGGCCGGGCAGGCCGCCGGGGCGCTCGGCGCGGAGCTGGCCGACCACCTGACGATCAGCGAGGTGGCCGAGGTGGCTGCCCGGATCGACCGGCTGCGCGACACCGGCTGCTTCCCCCAACCTCCGGAGGACTGGCCGGCGATGCCCTGGCCGCCCATGTGA
- the mshC gene encoding cysteine--1-D-myo-inosityl 2-amino-2-deoxy-alpha-D-glucopyranoside ligase, with translation MESWAGHEVPRLPGRGEPLALYDSARQGVHPSEPADAGSMYVCGITPYDATHLGHAATMITFDLVQRMWRDAGRPVRYVQNVTDIDDPLLERAARDGEDWVVLAMRETALFREDMEALRIIPPAHYVGAVESIPDIADKVEVLLKDGAAYRLDDGTGDVYFDISATPRFGYESNLTREQMLEIFPERGGDPDRAGKRDPLDPLLWRGAREGEPSWPGGELGRGRPGWHIECAVIALNLLGDRVDVQGGGNDLLFPHHEASAAHAERLTGQAPFAEHYVHAGMIGLDGEKMSKSRGNLVFVSRLRADKVDPMAIRLALISGHYRSDRTWTDDLLTAAHERLDRWRRAAAAPAGPSGAELLAEVRARLADDLDTPGALAAADRWAEATLAGATDDPEAPALFAKTVDALLGIRL, from the coding sequence ATGGAGTCTTGGGCGGGACACGAGGTGCCACGGCTGCCGGGCAGGGGCGAGCCACTGGCGTTGTACGACTCGGCGCGGCAGGGTGTCCACCCGAGTGAGCCGGCCGACGCGGGAAGCATGTACGTCTGCGGCATCACCCCGTACGACGCCACCCACCTCGGCCACGCCGCCACCATGATCACGTTCGACCTGGTGCAGCGGATGTGGCGTGACGCCGGCCGCCCGGTGCGCTACGTGCAGAACGTCACCGACATCGACGACCCGCTGCTGGAGCGGGCCGCCCGCGACGGCGAGGACTGGGTGGTCCTGGCGATGCGCGAGACGGCACTGTTCCGGGAGGACATGGAGGCGCTGCGGATCATCCCGCCGGCGCACTACGTGGGCGCTGTCGAGTCGATCCCGGACATCGCCGACAAGGTCGAGGTGCTGCTCAAGGACGGCGCCGCGTACCGGCTCGACGACGGCACCGGCGACGTCTACTTCGACATCTCCGCCACGCCCCGTTTCGGCTACGAGTCGAACCTGACCCGCGAGCAGATGCTGGAGATCTTCCCCGAGCGCGGCGGCGACCCCGACCGGGCCGGCAAGCGGGACCCGCTCGACCCGCTGCTGTGGCGCGGCGCCCGCGAGGGCGAGCCGTCCTGGCCGGGCGGCGAGTTGGGCCGGGGCCGCCCCGGCTGGCACATCGAGTGCGCGGTGATCGCCCTCAACCTGCTCGGCGACCGGGTCGACGTGCAGGGCGGCGGCAACGACCTGCTGTTCCCGCACCACGAGGCCTCCGCCGCGCACGCCGAGCGGCTCACCGGCCAGGCGCCGTTCGCCGAGCACTACGTGCACGCCGGAATGATCGGCCTGGACGGCGAGAAGATGTCCAAGTCCCGCGGCAACCTGGTCTTCGTGTCCCGGCTGCGCGCCGACAAGGTCGACCCGATGGCGATCCGGCTGGCGCTGATATCCGGGCACTACCGCAGCGACCGCACCTGGACCGACGACCTGCTCACCGCCGCGCACGAGCGCCTGGACCGTTGGCGGCGGGCCGCCGCCGCGCCCGCCGGGCCGTCCGGGGCTGAGCTGCTGGCCGAGGTACGCGCACGCCTGGCCGACGACCTGGACACCCCCGGAGCCCTTGCCGCAGCCGACCGTTGGGCCGAGGCGACCCTCGCCGGCGCCACCGACGACCCCGAAGCGCCCGCCCTCTTCGCGAAGACGGTCGACGCCCTCCTGGGCATCCGCCTCTAA
- a CDS encoding GntR family transcriptional regulator, producing MQINPGAAEFPHRQIAAQLKAQVRRGDWGPGERLPSIPAIAEMFGVAKQTVQRAVDQLRVEGILITKPGSGTYVRGTRRRLNRLSRGRYGGFRGYHTDLAARYRQQLVSVGHAPAPAEVADAFGVSDGTNLLCRRHLVRTDDSPVEVGASWFLPRDTAGTSLERTEAFGRPLYQEAEEATGRRYVSATDTISARQPSREEAETLQIRPDTPVLHLLHVAYDAQRKPIEVSQATWPGPMTTLTEEYKIPGPTPDPDPDPGLILG from the coding sequence GTGCAGATCAACCCCGGGGCCGCCGAGTTCCCGCACCGACAGATCGCCGCGCAGCTCAAGGCCCAGGTCCGCCGCGGCGACTGGGGCCCGGGCGAGCGGCTGCCGTCCATCCCGGCCATCGCCGAGATGTTCGGCGTCGCCAAGCAAACCGTGCAACGCGCCGTCGACCAGTTGCGCGTCGAGGGCATCCTGATCACCAAACCCGGCTCCGGTACGTACGTCCGGGGCACCCGCCGCCGACTCAACCGCCTCTCCCGAGGCCGGTACGGCGGCTTCCGCGGCTACCACACCGACCTGGCCGCCCGATACCGCCAACAACTCGTCTCCGTCGGGCACGCCCCCGCCCCCGCCGAGGTGGCCGACGCGTTCGGCGTGTCCGACGGCACCAACCTGCTCTGCCGCCGGCACCTCGTCCGCACCGACGACTCCCCCGTCGAGGTGGGCGCCTCCTGGTTCCTGCCCCGCGACACCGCCGGCACCTCGCTGGAGCGCACCGAGGCGTTCGGCCGGCCGCTCTACCAGGAGGCCGAGGAAGCCACCGGACGGCGGTACGTCTCGGCCACCGACACGATCAGCGCCCGCCAGCCGAGCCGGGAGGAGGCCGAGACCCTCCAGATCCGGCCGGACACCCCGGTGCTGCACCTGCTGCACGTCGCGTACGACGCGCAGCGCAAGCCGATCGAGGTGTCCCAGGCGACCTGGCCCGGCCCCATGACCACCCTCACCGAGGAGTACAAGATCCCCGGCCCCACCCCCGATCCGGACCCCGACCCCGGCCTGATCCTGGGCTAA
- a CDS encoding PAC2 family protein encodes MTEFDGLPVLRSPVAIAAFEGWNDAADASTAAVEHLEQVWNARQIAELDPEDFYDFQVSRPTITMADGETRRVEWPTTRFMVASPEGTDRDVVLIRGIEPSMRWRTFCEQVLEICHSLEVERVVLLGALLADVPYTRPLPISGSASDAQAAERYQLTPTRYDGPTGIVGVLHDACTRAEVDAVSFWVHVPHYANNPPCPKATLALLHRVEEVVDLPVPMADLAEESAEWEQRVRSAAEQDAELGEYVRELEERVGDEGITPLTGDEIAQEFEKYLRRRGGSAGPTAGSW; translated from the coding sequence GTGACCGAGTTCGACGGACTGCCGGTGCTGCGGTCCCCGGTGGCGATCGCCGCGTTCGAGGGTTGGAATGACGCCGCCGACGCGTCCACCGCCGCGGTCGAGCACCTGGAGCAGGTCTGGAACGCCCGACAGATCGCCGAGCTGGATCCGGAGGACTTCTACGACTTCCAGGTCAGCCGGCCCACCATCACGATGGCCGACGGGGAGACCCGGCGGGTGGAGTGGCCGACGACCCGGTTCATGGTGGCCAGCCCGGAGGGCACCGACCGTGACGTGGTGCTGATCCGCGGCATCGAGCCGAGCATGCGCTGGCGGACGTTCTGCGAGCAGGTGCTGGAGATCTGCCACAGCCTGGAGGTGGAACGGGTGGTGCTGCTCGGCGCGTTGCTGGCCGACGTGCCGTACACCCGGCCGCTGCCCATCAGCGGCAGCGCCTCCGACGCGCAGGCCGCCGAGCGCTACCAGCTCACCCCCACCCGGTACGACGGTCCGACCGGCATCGTCGGCGTGCTGCACGACGCCTGCACCCGCGCCGAGGTGGACGCCGTCTCGTTCTGGGTGCACGTGCCGCACTACGCCAACAACCCGCCCTGCCCGAAGGCCACCCTCGCCCTGCTGCACCGGGTCGAGGAGGTCGTCGACCTGCCGGTGCCGATGGCCGACCTGGCGGAGGAGTCCGCCGAGTGGGAGCAACGGGTACGCAGCGCCGCCGAGCAGGACGCCGAGCTGGGCGAATACGTCCGCGAGCTGGAAGAACGGGTCGGCGACGAGGGAATCACCCCGTTGACCGGTGACGAGATCGCCCAGGAGTTCGAGAAGTACCTGCGCCGCCGGGGCGGTTCGGCCGGTCCCACCGCCGGCTCCTGGTAA
- the metH gene encoding methionine synthase, producing MDVLADRILIADGAMGTMLQAADLTLDDFDGLEGCNEILNVTRPDVVRGVHDAYLAVGADCVETNTFGANLANLAEYDIPHRIRELSEAGARIAREAADAASTPERPRFVLGSIGPGTKLPTLGHAPYSTLRDAYQENAAGLIVGGADALIIETCQDLLQVKAAVVGSKRAMAELGQSVPIICHVAVETTGTMLVGSEIGAALAAIEPLGVDLIGLNCSTGPAEMSEHLRYLSQHSRIPLSVMPNAGLPVLTADGAYFPLTPVELAEALERFITEYGVGLIGGCCGTTPEHIRVLSERLHGATAPAREPQHEAGVSSVYHPVPFAQDASVLMVGERTNANGSKAFRDAMLAGDWRACVEIARSQARDGSHLLDLCVDYVGRDGTQDMRELAGRFATASTLPIMLDSTEPNVVEAGLEMLGGRCVVNSVNFEDGDGPESRYARVMPIVREHGASVVALLIDEEGQARTQEWKVRVAARLIDDLTGRWGMDRADILIDALTFPIATGQEETRRDGLETIEAIREISRRYPGVNFTLGISNISFGLNPAARQVLNSVFLHECVQAGLTSAIVHASKILPMSKIPDEQREVALDLVYDRRREGYDPVQRFLELFEGVDVTSARATRAQELAALPLDERLKRRIIDGERNGLEADLDEAMAGGRSPLSIINDILLDGMKVVGELFGSGQMQLPFVLQSAEVMKTAVAYLEPHMETAEDGGKGRIVLATVRGDVHDIGKNLVDIILSNNGYEVVNIGIKQPISAILDAAEQHRADAIGMSGLLVKSTVIMKENLAEMATRGVAERWPVLLGGAALTRAYVEDDLRSTFPGQVHYARDAFEGLSLMDKVMTAKRGGAPVIDPEREAALAARRARRERQRSMVTTSLPELHDSSVRSDVAADVAVPTPPFFGTRVVKGVPMADYAALLDERATFSGQWGLRGARGGSGPSYEELVETEGRPRLRYWLDRLIADQVLEAAVVYGYFPAYSEGNDLVVLDENGHAERARFSFPRQRQERRLCLADFFRPQGDQLDVVALQLVTVGQPVSEYAAKLFARNEYRDYLEVHGLSVQLTEALAEYWHQRIRAEMTLPDGRPLGHDDPADLAGILHNDYRGCRYAFGYPACPDLEDRAKIMDLLGADRIGVELSEEFQLMPEQATDAIVVHHPEANYFNAK from the coding sequence ATGGATGTGCTGGCAGACCGGATCCTCATCGCCGACGGCGCGATGGGCACGATGCTGCAGGCCGCGGACCTCACGCTCGACGACTTCGACGGGCTGGAGGGGTGCAACGAGATCCTCAACGTCACCCGCCCGGACGTGGTGCGTGGGGTGCACGACGCCTACCTGGCGGTCGGCGCCGACTGCGTGGAGACCAACACCTTCGGCGCCAACCTCGCCAACCTCGCCGAGTACGACATCCCGCACCGCATCCGCGAGTTGTCCGAGGCGGGCGCCCGGATCGCCCGGGAGGCCGCCGACGCGGCCAGCACCCCCGAGCGGCCCCGGTTCGTGCTCGGCTCGATCGGGCCGGGCACCAAGCTGCCCACCCTCGGGCACGCCCCCTACTCGACCCTGCGCGACGCCTACCAGGAGAACGCCGCGGGTCTGATCGTCGGCGGCGCGGACGCACTGATCATCGAGACCTGCCAGGACCTGCTCCAGGTGAAGGCGGCAGTGGTCGGGTCGAAGCGGGCGATGGCCGAGCTGGGCCAGTCGGTGCCGATCATCTGTCACGTCGCTGTCGAGACCACCGGCACGATGCTGGTCGGCAGTGAGATCGGCGCGGCCCTCGCCGCGATCGAGCCGCTCGGGGTGGACCTGATCGGGCTCAACTGTTCCACCGGCCCGGCTGAGATGAGCGAGCATCTGCGCTACCTGTCGCAGCACTCCCGGATCCCGCTGTCGGTGATGCCGAACGCCGGCCTGCCGGTGCTGACCGCCGACGGGGCGTACTTCCCGCTGACTCCCGTGGAGCTGGCCGAGGCCCTGGAGCGGTTCATCACCGAGTACGGCGTGGGGCTGATCGGCGGCTGCTGCGGCACCACCCCGGAGCACATCCGGGTGCTGTCCGAGCGGCTGCACGGCGCCACCGCCCCGGCCCGCGAGCCTCAGCACGAGGCGGGCGTCTCCTCGGTGTACCACCCGGTGCCGTTCGCCCAGGACGCGTCGGTGCTGATGGTGGGGGAGCGGACCAACGCCAACGGCTCGAAGGCGTTCCGGGACGCGATGCTCGCCGGTGACTGGCGGGCCTGTGTGGAGATCGCCCGCAGTCAGGCGCGCGACGGCTCGCACCTGCTCGACCTGTGCGTGGACTACGTCGGCCGGGACGGCACGCAGGACATGCGGGAGCTGGCCGGCCGGTTCGCCACCGCGTCGACGCTGCCGATCATGTTGGACTCCACCGAGCCGAACGTGGTGGAGGCCGGGCTGGAGATGCTCGGTGGCCGCTGCGTGGTCAACTCGGTGAACTTCGAGGACGGCGACGGCCCCGAGTCCCGGTACGCCCGGGTGATGCCGATCGTCCGCGAGCATGGCGCGTCGGTGGTGGCGCTGCTCATCGACGAGGAGGGGCAGGCCCGTACCCAGGAGTGGAAGGTCCGGGTCGCGGCGCGGTTGATCGACGACCTGACCGGCCGGTGGGGCATGGACCGCGCCGACATCCTGATCGACGCGCTGACCTTCCCGATCGCCACCGGGCAGGAAGAGACCCGCCGCGACGGCCTCGAGACGATCGAGGCGATCCGGGAGATCTCCCGCCGCTACCCGGGCGTCAACTTCACACTGGGCATCTCGAACATCTCCTTCGGGCTCAACCCGGCGGCCCGGCAGGTGCTCAACTCGGTGTTCCTGCACGAGTGCGTGCAGGCCGGGCTGACCTCGGCGATCGTGCACGCCAGCAAGATCCTGCCGATGTCGAAGATTCCCGACGAGCAGCGCGAGGTCGCCCTGGACCTGGTCTACGACAGGCGCCGCGAGGGGTACGACCCGGTGCAGCGCTTCCTGGAGCTCTTCGAGGGCGTCGACGTGACCAGTGCCCGGGCCACCCGCGCCCAGGAGCTGGCGGCGCTGCCGCTGGACGAGCGGCTCAAGCGGCGGATCATCGACGGCGAGCGCAACGGCCTGGAGGCCGACCTGGACGAGGCGATGGCCGGCGGCCGGTCCCCGTTGTCGATCATCAACGACATCCTGCTGGACGGCATGAAGGTGGTCGGTGAGCTGTTCGGCTCCGGCCAGATGCAGTTGCCGTTCGTGCTCCAGTCCGCCGAGGTGATGAAGACCGCGGTGGCCTACCTGGAACCGCACATGGAGACCGCGGAGGACGGCGGCAAGGGTCGCATCGTGCTCGCCACGGTGCGCGGCGACGTGCACGACATCGGCAAGAACCTTGTCGACATCATCCTGTCCAACAACGGCTACGAGGTGGTGAACATCGGCATCAAGCAGCCGATCAGCGCCATCCTGGACGCCGCCGAGCAGCACCGCGCCGACGCGATCGGCATGTCCGGGCTGCTGGTGAAGAGCACAGTCATCATGAAGGAGAACCTGGCCGAGATGGCCACCCGCGGGGTCGCGGAGCGTTGGCCCGTCCTGCTCGGTGGGGCGGCGCTGACCCGCGCGTACGTCGAGGACGACCTGCGGTCGACCTTCCCGGGGCAGGTGCACTACGCGCGGGACGCGTTCGAGGGCCTGTCCCTGATGGACAAGGTGATGACCGCCAAGCGTGGCGGCGCCCCGGTGATCGACCCGGAGCGGGAGGCGGCTCTCGCGGCCCGGCGGGCGCGCCGGGAACGGCAGCGCTCCATGGTCACCACCTCGCTGCCGGAGCTGCACGACTCCTCGGTCCGCTCGGACGTGGCCGCCGACGTGGCGGTGCCCACCCCGCCGTTCTTCGGCACCCGGGTCGTCAAGGGCGTGCCGATGGCCGACTACGCGGCGCTGCTCGACGAGCGGGCCACCTTCTCCGGGCAGTGGGGGCTGCGCGGCGCCCGGGGCGGCAGCGGACCCTCCTACGAGGAGCTGGTCGAGACCGAGGGCCGGCCGCGCCTGCGGTACTGGCTGGACCGGCTGATCGCCGACCAGGTCCTTGAGGCAGCCGTGGTGTACGGCTACTTCCCCGCGTACTCCGAGGGCAACGACCTGGTGGTGCTCGACGAGAACGGGCACGCGGAGCGCGCCCGGTTCTCCTTCCCCCGGCAGCGGCAGGAGCGGCGGCTCTGCCTGGCGGACTTTTTCAGGCCCCAGGGCGACCAGCTCGATGTGGTCGCGTTGCAACTGGTCACCGTCGGCCAGCCGGTCAGCGAGTACGCGGCGAAGCTGTTCGCCCGCAACGAGTACCGCGACTACCTGGAGGTGCACGGGCTGTCCGTGCAGCTCACCGAGGCGCTGGCCGAATACTGGCACCAGCGCATCCGCGCCGAGATGACCCTGCCCGACGGTCGTCCGCTGGGGCACGACGACCCGGCGGACCTGGCCGGCATCCTGCACAACGACTACCGGGGCTGCCGGTACGCGTTCGGCTACCCGGCCTGCCCCGACCTGGAGGACCGGGCGAAGATCATGGACCTGCTCGGCGCGGACCGGATCGGGGTCGAGCTGTCCGAGGAGTTCCAGCTCATGCCGGAGCAGGCCACCGACGCGATCGTGGTCCACCACCCGGAGGCCAACTACTTCAACGCCAAGTAG
- a CDS encoding VOC family protein: MDQALSRQAASDAISDQGWRYLLGALRTSVPVGSLVQATEVAARVVAACGSDADGHLRADIRPDRVVLTLQSLDQAALTACDIDLAHRLSAAMRNVGLRTEPEIGTGAPRSVQLVEIAIDAFDIAAVRPFWKAVLGYTDEAGADGPEDPIVDPVGQGPAMWFQQMDQPRPDRNRIHFDICVPHDEAPRRIDAALTAGGRLVSASRAPAFWVLADIEGNEACVTTWQGRDDS; encoded by the coding sequence ATGGACCAGGCGCTGAGTCGGCAGGCGGCCTCGGATGCGATCAGCGACCAGGGATGGCGGTATTTGCTGGGCGCGTTGCGCACGTCGGTCCCCGTCGGCTCATTGGTCCAGGCAACGGAGGTGGCGGCGCGCGTAGTGGCGGCGTGCGGTAGCGACGCCGATGGGCACCTACGCGCTGACATCCGGCCAGACCGGGTCGTCTTGACCCTGCAGTCGTTGGATCAGGCGGCGCTCACGGCTTGCGATATCGACCTTGCGCATCGGCTTTCCGCCGCCATGCGGAACGTCGGGCTACGGACGGAGCCTGAAATTGGTACGGGAGCGCCGCGGTCGGTCCAGCTCGTGGAGATCGCTATCGACGCGTTCGACATCGCAGCGGTCCGGCCGTTCTGGAAGGCCGTGCTGGGCTACACGGACGAGGCGGGAGCCGACGGTCCCGAGGATCCGATCGTCGACCCGGTCGGGCAGGGTCCGGCGATGTGGTTTCAGCAGATGGATCAGCCACGCCCGGACCGGAATCGCATCCACTTCGACATCTGCGTCCCGCACGACGAGGCACCACGGCGGATCGACGCCGCGCTGACGGCCGGTGGCCGACTGGTATCCGCGTCCCGTGCCCCCGCCTTCTGGGTTCTCGCCGACATCGAGGGTAACGAGGCTTGTGTGACGACCTGGCAGGGCCGAGACGACTCGTAG
- a CDS encoding ArsR/SmtB family transcription factor, translating to MLRIHFSREDLARIHFAPGVDWFWETALSIHQLRLRDSHPLLDSWKRSARQQLHPSAGLRAKTNLIIALSPPRGYFPDFLTPPDQGFDSGVEAILSTPRARLRHEIGLLGASNRDIRAGVDSLARGQPAALAALGSALRAYRDVVLAPMWAQVSAAVQTDLQRRLRHLVAGGWAQVLDTLHPQARYADGTLHVAQWGVARDSDLHLDGRGLTLIPSYFKEARQLMVLADFDLPPVLVYPIDPAIRVLTDASHSPLAALIGATRSRILELAAGRNTSEIARIAGISVPAASKHLAVLRQNNVITSVRRGGMVIHTTTALGMALLQGDGVTAAGVNVAGVRATE from the coding sequence GTGCTGCGCATCCACTTCTCCCGCGAAGATTTGGCGCGTATCCATTTCGCGCCCGGCGTCGACTGGTTCTGGGAGACCGCACTTAGCATCCACCAGCTGCGTCTGCGCGACTCCCATCCCCTTCTCGACTCGTGGAAGCGGTCCGCGCGGCAACAGCTACATCCCTCCGCCGGGCTGAGAGCGAAGACGAACCTGATCATCGCTCTCAGCCCGCCCCGCGGCTACTTCCCCGACTTCCTCACACCCCCGGACCAGGGGTTCGATTCTGGCGTCGAGGCCATCCTGTCCACCCCCCGCGCCCGGCTACGACACGAGATCGGCCTGCTCGGGGCGTCCAACAGGGACATCCGCGCCGGCGTCGACAGCCTCGCCCGAGGCCAACCGGCGGCGCTGGCCGCCCTCGGCTCGGCCCTGCGGGCCTACCGCGACGTGGTGCTGGCACCGATGTGGGCACAGGTGTCCGCCGCAGTCCAGACCGACCTGCAACGCCGCCTGCGGCACCTGGTCGCCGGAGGATGGGCGCAGGTGCTTGACACCCTGCACCCCCAGGCCAGATACGCCGACGGCACCCTGCACGTCGCGCAGTGGGGCGTGGCCCGCGACAGCGACCTGCACCTCGACGGACGCGGGCTGACCCTGATTCCGTCGTACTTCAAGGAAGCCCGGCAGCTGATGGTGCTCGCCGACTTCGACCTGCCGCCGGTGCTGGTCTACCCGATCGACCCCGCCATCCGGGTCCTCACGGACGCCAGTCACTCACCCCTGGCCGCGCTGATCGGCGCCACCCGCAGCCGCATCCTCGAACTCGCGGCGGGCCGCAACACCTCCGAGATCGCCCGGATCGCCGGCATCTCCGTGCCGGCGGCGAGCAAACACCTGGCGGTACTGCGCCAGAACAACGTCATCACCAGCGTTCGACGTGGTGGCATGGTCATCCACACCACGACCGCGCTCGGCATGGCGCTGCTACAAGGCGACGGCGTGACCGCGGCTGGGGTCAACGTCGCTGGTGTACGCGCCACCGAGTAG
- a CDS encoding peptidoglycan-binding domain-containing protein, whose amino-acid sequence MVSAFARRLASVVVAGTVLAGAMLTSAGPAAAAYPTCYGKRKVATAPYNELVWIPAVSSTGSTSCNLRLGNYNNTGVSVLQDAINRCNRPQNFAPIVVDGDFGQKTKDLLIVAQAIRETTTDGIYGPLTRDALFWPLPSGEGCRAVL is encoded by the coding sequence ATGGTCTCTGCGTTTGCGCGGCGCCTCGCCAGCGTGGTAGTCGCTGGCACGGTTCTGGCCGGGGCGATGCTCACGTCGGCGGGCCCGGCCGCAGCCGCCTACCCCACCTGCTACGGCAAACGGAAGGTGGCGACGGCCCCGTACAACGAGCTGGTGTGGATTCCCGCCGTGTCGTCCACCGGCTCGACCAGCTGCAACCTGCGCCTGGGCAACTACAACAACACCGGTGTCAGCGTGCTCCAGGATGCGATCAACAGGTGCAACCGGCCGCAGAACTTCGCCCCGATTGTCGTAGACGGCGACTTCGGGCAGAAGACCAAGGATCTGCTCATCGTGGCGCAGGCGATCCGGGAGACGACGACGGACGGCATCTACGGCCCCCTCACCCGGGATGCGCTCTTCTGGCCACTGCCATCCGGGGAAGGCTGCCGCGCGGTCCTCTGA
- a CDS encoding VOC family protein: MAIQRMDNVLIVVEDLDAVIAFFVELGMEVEGRGPVEGRWVERVIGIDDVRQEVAMLRTPDGHGKVELAMFHRPTAISAEPKDAPANTRGIRRIMFAVDDIEDVVARLRGHGAELVGELAQFEDIYRLCYVRGPEGIVVGLAEQLR, from the coding sequence ATGGCGATCCAGCGGATGGACAACGTCCTCATCGTTGTCGAGGACCTCGACGCGGTCATCGCGTTCTTCGTCGAACTCGGCATGGAGGTGGAGGGGCGAGGTCCGGTCGAGGGGCGGTGGGTGGAGCGTGTCATCGGGATCGACGACGTCCGGCAGGAGGTGGCGATGCTGCGGACCCCGGACGGTCACGGCAAGGTCGAGCTGGCGATGTTCCACCGACCGACGGCGATCAGCGCGGAACCGAAGGATGCACCGGCGAACACGCGGGGCATTCGGCGCATCATGTTCGCCGTCGACGACATCGAGGACGTCGTTGCCCGGCTGCGCGGCCACGGCGCCGAGCTCGTCGGGGAATTGGCGCAGTTCGAGGACATTTACCGGCTCTGCTACGTCCGGGGCCCCGAGGGCATCGTCGTCGGCCTGGCCGAACAGCTCCGATGA
- a CDS encoding SDR family oxidoreductase, with amino-acid sequence MTLIDQRVVVLGGTSGIGLATATRAARDGAQVVVASSNQRSVDRALTILPTTTQGYVADLTEPDAVSRLFHGLGSFDHLVYTAGEPLALMSVDALDLAAARAAFDLRYFGSLSAVNAALPYLRPGGSITLTTGTANHRPSAGWSVAASITGAIDALVRALAVELAPIRVNAVSAGVIRSPLWDSLPEETREQMYAQLSESLPLGRVGEPEEVAEAFVYLLRATYATGTVVTVDGGTLVA; translated from the coding sequence ATGACCCTCATCGACCAGCGCGTCGTCGTACTCGGCGGAACCTCGGGAATCGGCCTCGCCACCGCCACCCGCGCCGCCCGCGACGGCGCCCAGGTCGTGGTCGCCTCCAGCAACCAGCGCAGCGTGGACCGCGCCCTCACGATCCTGCCGACCACCACCCAGGGGTACGTCGCCGACCTCACCGAACCCGACGCCGTGTCCCGGCTGTTCCACGGTCTCGGCTCGTTCGACCACCTCGTCTACACCGCCGGCGAACCCCTCGCGCTGATGTCCGTCGACGCCCTCGACCTCGCCGCCGCCCGGGCCGCCTTCGACCTGCGCTACTTCGGCTCCCTGTCGGCGGTCAACGCGGCACTGCCCTACCTACGCCCCGGTGGATCGATCACCCTCACCACCGGCACCGCCAACCACCGACCCAGCGCCGGCTGGTCGGTCGCGGCCAGCATCACCGGGGCGATCGACGCGCTCGTCCGCGCGCTCGCCGTCGAACTCGCCCCAATCCGGGTCAACGCCGTCTCCGCAGGCGTGATCCGCTCCCCGCTCTGGGACTCCCTGCCCGAGGAGACCCGGGAGCAGATGTACGCGCAGCTCAGCGAATCGCTGCCGCTCGGCCGGGTGGGCGAGCCCGAGGAGGTCGCCGAGGCGTTCGTCTACCTCCTGCGGGCGACCTACGCCACCGGCACGGTGGTGACCGTGGACGGCGGCACCCTGGTCGCCTGA